A region from the Thermoplasmatales archaeon genome encodes:
- the gds_1 gene encoding Geranylgeranyl diphosphate synthase — MKDFYEWQSGLSGKIEEVNDTLLKNIYTEQDELYEMSRYTIDAGGKRFRPLLTILSFEISSREPYQKILELSAGYELIHTASLIHDDIIDGSSLRRGRSTVNAKYGINNAIVVGDYLFAKAYELGSRYGPAVSKIMADAASLLAEGQILEAVNLANLSMDEYTYYEIIKKKTAMFFSACALGATHVAGADPVTQKNLTDFAYNLGMAFQITDDIIDVVGNEQKMGKPSFVDLEHNAITIPVIVALKQSSESDKSKLRQILTEGTAKEEDKDLMKDILVRSGSIDYSFSVAKRYTENALKSLQMTDRSADLDLLVDLATIVIDRISQLE; from the coding sequence ATGAAGGATTTTTATGAGTGGCAGAGCGGTCTGAGCGGGAAGATTGAGGAGGTCAACGATACTCTCCTGAAGAACATATATACCGAGCAGGATGAACTTTATGAAATGTCCAGATACACAATAGATGCTGGAGGGAAGAGGTTCAGGCCATTGCTCACGATCCTTTCATTTGAGATCAGCTCCAGGGAACCATACCAGAAAATCCTTGAACTTTCGGCAGGGTATGAACTCATACACACTGCAAGCCTCATACATGATGATATAATAGACGGTTCCTCGTTGAGGAGAGGGAGATCAACGGTTAATGCAAAATACGGTATTAACAATGCAATTGTTGTGGGGGACTACCTTTTTGCAAAAGCATATGAACTTGGCTCAAGATACGGACCGGCTGTCTCAAAGATTATGGCAGATGCGGCCAGCCTTCTGGCGGAAGGCCAGATTCTTGAAGCTGTAAACCTGGCAAACCTATCAATGGATGAATATACGTATTATGAGATCATAAAGAAGAAAACTGCTATGTTCTTTTCTGCCTGTGCCCTCGGCGCTACACACGTTGCAGGCGCAGACCCGGTGACGCAGAAGAACCTGACTGATTTCGCGTACAACCTCGGAATGGCGTTCCAGATTACCGATGACATCATTGACGTCGTTGGGAACGAACAGAAGATGGGCAAACCGTCCTTTGTGGACCTTGAGCATAATGCAATCACCATTCCTGTTATTGTGGCTCTAAAACAATCCAGTGAATCTGATAAAAGCAAGCTGCGGCAGATCCTTACAGAAGGCACGGCAAAGGAAGAGGATAAGGATCTCATGAAAGATATCCTTGTTCGGTCCGGCTCCATAGACTACTCCTTCTCAGTTGCCAAGAGATATACGGAGAATGCACTAAAGTCCCTGCAGATGACGGACAGGTCCGCAGATCTGGATCTGCTAGTTGACCTTGCTACCATCGTCATTGACAGGATAAGCCAGCTGGAATAA
- the albA gene encoding DNA/RNA-binding protein Alba yields MTEENIIFVGKKPTMNYVLAVVTQFNSNNLEKITIKARGKAISKAVDIAEITRHKFIMNAKYDKITLETEVLQGEHGESNVSSIEITLKKQ; encoded by the coding sequence ATGACTGAAGAAAACATCATCTTCGTTGGAAAAAAACCAACTATGAACTACGTTCTGGCCGTTGTCACACAGTTCAACAGCAATAACCTGGAAAAGATAACAATCAAGGCCAGGGGAAAAGCGATAAGCAAAGCTGTTGATATAGCAGAGATAACCAGGCACAAATTCATCATGAATGCAAAATACGACAAGATCACCCTGGAAACAGAAGTCCTGCAGGGTGAACATGGAGAGTCTAACGTATCATCAATTGAGATAACCCTAAAGAAGCAGTAA
- the lysM_1 gene encoding HTH-type transcriptional regulator LysM, with protein sequence MDSRDREIIELLRKNSRYTNTEIGNILGVSEGTVRKRVSRMLSSHIIRRFTIETSNDGVDGIVLVRVDLKKARDVILQIKKKYTEIYEFSGKIDIAVGIHSTSLGELNSAVDEIRSLDGVKSTDTLIRLV encoded by the coding sequence GTGGATTCCAGAGACCGGGAAATTATTGAGCTCCTGCGAAAAAACTCGCGATACACCAACACGGAGATAGGTAACATACTCGGCGTTTCTGAAGGGACGGTCAGGAAGAGGGTTTCCAGAATGCTCTCTTCACACATTATAAGAAGATTCACCATCGAGACATCCAATGATGGTGTTGATGGGATAGTGCTGGTAAGAGTAGACCTGAAAAAAGCACGCGATGTTATTTTGCAGATTAAGAAGAAGTATACTGAAATATACGAGTTTTCCGGGAAGATAGACATAGCGGTTGGCATACACAGCACAAGCCTGGGTGAATTGAACAGTGCTGTCGATGAGATAAGGAGCCTTGATGGAGTAAAAAGTACTGATACTCTAATCCGCTTAGTCTAG
- a CDS encoding PemK-like protein: MRQGEIWFVNLSPTIGAEITKTRPCVIVSSNEIGILPLKVIAPITDFKTHYNSVPWMVELFPDKINNLSKKSVVDLFQLRSVSEARLIRNIGKVTEEEFQKILEAIKIVFGIY; encoded by the coding sequence TTGAGACAGGGTGAAATCTGGTTTGTGAACCTGTCGCCAACAATTGGCGCCGAGATTACCAAAACAAGGCCATGTGTGATAGTGAGCAGCAACGAAATTGGGATCTTACCATTGAAGGTGATCGCACCGATTACAGATTTCAAAACTCATTATAACTCTGTACCCTGGATGGTGGAGTTGTTCCCGGACAAAATTAACAACTTATCGAAGAAATCCGTGGTAGACTTGTTCCAATTGAGGTCTGTTTCAGAGGCACGATTAATCAGAAACATAGGCAAGGTGACTGAAGAGGAATTTCAAAAAATCCTGGAAGCAATTAAAATAGTGTTTGGAATATATTGA
- a CDS encoding pyrimidine utilization flavin reductase protein F: MKLLTVSSRLSEVRIQDNEKSQEYFTSTVALVTAKSGEITNVMSAEWSLRVSLNPFLMAVFVGYERGTYGIIKSSGEYGLSYCSDQQGELAHVAGNNSIRDGSKFELADFRTFEPKFIHAPLIDGAISNFECRVIDEFKVGDHAAFIGEVLAGYYDDSKKPLVFHRGKFNHIGSRIIHQ; this comes from the coding sequence GTGAAACTTTTAACAGTATCCTCTAGATTATCCGAGGTGAGGATACAAGATAACGAGAAGTCCCAGGAATACTTCACTTCCACTGTGGCCCTGGTTACGGCAAAGAGCGGTGAGATCACAAATGTCATGTCAGCAGAATGGTCCCTTAGGGTCTCACTCAATCCATTCCTGATGGCAGTGTTTGTAGGGTATGAGCGAGGGACGTACGGCATTATCAAAAGCTCTGGAGAATATGGCCTGAGTTATTGCTCCGACCAGCAGGGCGAGCTTGCTCATGTTGCCGGAAATAATTCCATAAGGGACGGCAGCAAATTTGAGCTGGCCGACTTTCGGACATTTGAACCGAAATTTATTCATGCTCCTCTCATCGATGGAGCAATATCAAATTTTGAGTGCAGAGTGATAGATGAGTTCAAGGTTGGCGATCATGCAGCTTTCATAGGAGAAGTGCTCGCAGGATATTATGATGATTCAAAAAAACCTCTGGTCTTTCACAGGGGGAAGTTTAACCACATAGGAAGCAGAATTATTCATCAATGA
- a CDS encoding xanthine dehydrogenase accessory protein XdhC produces MKNWEFPEVISELVKKGQPFVVATVVNVSGSSIGKPGFRTVISSDGRVVYGTLGGACPDSAIIEKAKEVLASGEAKVIKVYLESTKEALEGITINRDNEIHVETFCGGIMDIFLEPFRPSERLVIVGQGGKDDIENGLVKLGKMIDMQVVVIDPNPVLDSDPDVLVNSVTSPLSNFKFSEDDYVVILTKGASDIDALEAVSRCGVKYVGLLASRKRIKADFETLQSRGVSSQFMESLHAPIGIEIGSVTPEEIALSIISEIIKVRRGQREEKKLSLHEN; encoded by the coding sequence TTGAAAAACTGGGAGTTTCCTGAGGTTATTTCTGAGTTGGTAAAGAAAGGCCAGCCCTTTGTTGTCGCCACGGTTGTGAACGTATCGGGTTCGTCAATAGGCAAGCCTGGGTTCAGGACCGTAATATCATCGGACGGGAGGGTTGTTTATGGAACCCTTGGCGGAGCTTGCCCGGATTCCGCGATTATAGAAAAAGCCAAAGAAGTTCTAGCCTCTGGTGAGGCAAAAGTTATAAAGGTTTACCTGGAAAGCACCAAGGAAGCACTTGAGGGTATAACCATCAACAGGGATAATGAAATACACGTTGAGACTTTCTGCGGAGGAATAATGGACATCTTCCTGGAGCCGTTCAGGCCATCGGAAAGGCTCGTGATAGTTGGGCAGGGTGGAAAGGACGATATCGAGAATGGACTCGTAAAACTCGGGAAAATGATTGACATGCAGGTAGTCGTAATTGATCCCAATCCTGTTCTGGATTCAGATCCGGATGTTCTTGTGAATTCTGTCACCAGTCCATTAAGCAATTTCAAGTTTAGCGAGGACGACTATGTGGTCATCCTTACAAAGGGCGCCAGTGATATTGATGCCTTGGAAGCTGTATCGCGGTGTGGCGTTAAATATGTTGGATTGCTGGCTAGCCGGAAACGCATAAAGGCTGACTTCGAGACCCTTCAATCAAGGGGCGTATCAAGTCAGTTTATGGAGTCCCTGCATGCACCAATAGGTATTGAGATAGGCTCGGTAACTCCTGAAGAAATTGCACTTAGCATAATTTCCGAGATAATAAAGGTGAGGCGCGGTCAGCGAGAAGAAAAGAAGTTAAGCCTGCACGAAAACTGA
- a CDS encoding hypothetical protein (putative conserved protein) — protein MQFNGEFEVAAPINEVYSFLSDIDKIIAIIPDLLSVEKIDANSSRLSVKAGLSFIKGKFNLLFEIKDRKEDESVAVSARGSGSGSSLDLKASYALRPVDAGKTAVSWNVEMTMGGMVASMGSRVLNGAAEKYIKTLTASFQRSFEDGTKQ, from the coding sequence ATGCAGTTCAATGGCGAGTTTGAGGTGGCAGCACCCATAAATGAAGTCTATTCATTCCTTTCAGATATAGATAAAATAATAGCAATAATACCTGACTTATTGTCCGTGGAAAAAATTGACGCAAATTCCTCACGTCTATCAGTCAAGGCGGGCCTATCCTTTATAAAGGGAAAATTCAACCTGCTTTTTGAGATCAAAGACAGGAAGGAGGACGAATCTGTTGCGGTATCGGCTAGAGGTTCCGGTTCCGGCAGTTCCCTCGACCTCAAGGCATCATATGCCCTCAGGCCTGTTGACGCTGGGAAAACTGCAGTGAGCTGGAACGTGGAAATGACCATGGGCGGGATGGTTGCCAGCATGGGGTCCCGGGTACTGAACGGTGCTGCAGAGAAGTATATCAAGACACTGACGGCGAGTTTCCAGAGATCGTTTGAAGATGGCACGAAGCAGTGA
- a CDS encoding molybdopterin-guanine dinucleotide biosynthesis protein A, producing the protein MARSSEHGQEVYAVILAAGFSTRFGSDKLVSDIGGRTVLQRSVENVLGTSVDKVAVVVPNDGKLDNYLPSSVHRIYNPERTGGISTSIAAGVNFFRNSANGILLMVADQPLVDSGTLDKLLSLFRENPSSIVACSVSGEIRNPMIFPARLFGSLVSLKGDSGAKELALSRIGELKTVEVDPEKLMDVDTIDDLKQVLSMIRK; encoded by the coding sequence ATGGCACGAAGCAGTGAACATGGGCAGGAAGTATATGCCGTAATCCTGGCGGCTGGGTTTTCTACGAGATTCGGTAGCGACAAGCTCGTCTCGGATATAGGTGGCAGGACTGTTCTCCAGAGATCTGTTGAAAATGTGCTGGGTACTTCTGTGGATAAAGTTGCGGTTGTTGTCCCGAACGATGGCAAACTGGACAATTACCTGCCTTCGTCAGTACACAGGATTTACAATCCGGAAAGAACAGGCGGAATAAGCACATCCATAGCAGCTGGAGTTAATTTTTTTAGAAATTCTGCAAACGGGATCCTGTTAATGGTTGCAGATCAGCCACTGGTGGATTCCGGAACACTTGACAAGCTGCTGTCCTTATTCAGGGAAAATCCATCAAGCATCGTGGCTTGTTCTGTGAGTGGCGAGATTAGGAATCCCATGATATTCCCGGCCAGGCTTTTCGGAAGCCTGGTGTCTCTCAAGGGAGACAGCGGGGCAAAAGAACTTGCCCTATCCAGGATCGGGGAATTAAAAACTGTAGAAGTTGATCCGGAAAAGCTCATGGACGTGGATACCATCGATGACCTGAAACAAGTTTTGTCGATGATTAGAAAATAA
- a CDS encoding xanthine dehydrogenase subunit XdhA, giving the protein MSSYFTRAKDDLAYNERSFVEGKGHFVDDIIKPGSLHMSIVRSPYARARILSIKGGMTASDLGAKMASVGEGATEGENNVIQPVFATGYVNFVGEAVAAVFADDRYKSEDLLDSVEVEYEPLKPVVSIEDAMSSPPIHPGLKSNVISEGWRGKDFPDPSSPIVLEDVFMNNRIATNPIEPRGIVTDYDGKMLNVWVSTQSVHSIKEGLCEALRLNPDSVRVMQADTGGAFGSKGGLYPEYVIAAYASMKFRKPVKWIETRREHLSSTSHGRGAKGIVKIFAEKSGKITGLKGEAIVDAGAYGAGMGEFASRFIASMMTGPYMIENAHVKSTSVLTNKVTLGPYRGAGRPEASFFIERMVDKLADELKIDPVDLRILNSGDTKFKSPLGMEIDAARPFIEQAVKELDYRRKAKSTRNIGFSFFVLVPAFAPGETARVKAENGKISVWLGGNSHGQAHEVFVRKLVNEELGVPENLVTLYRGDTGKLQSGVGSWGSRSAMVGGAAVISACRKIKDEVTTKFGKYSTQLLLSGTFDAYVNEEQKGSLNSFGANLATVDIGQLGNVKVRDCAAYYDVGRALNMDMVIGQIQGGMAQGIGQTLHEEMAFNEDGQLLTSSISDAGVPLAEDIPNFEVKVAENPSRLPHGAKGLGESPTIGVPTALARAIERASGKRIRNTPIRPEDIL; this is encoded by the coding sequence ATGTCATCATATTTTACGAGAGCAAAGGACGACCTGGCCTACAATGAAAGATCCTTTGTAGAAGGAAAGGGTCACTTCGTTGACGACATAATAAAACCCGGATCGCTGCATATGTCCATTGTGCGCAGTCCTTATGCAAGGGCAAGGATCCTGAGCATAAAGGGCGGAATGACCGCTTCAGATTTAGGTGCGAAAATGGCATCGGTTGGAGAAGGAGCAACCGAGGGAGAGAACAACGTGATCCAGCCAGTGTTCGCGACAGGTTATGTCAACTTCGTCGGTGAGGCAGTCGCTGCGGTATTTGCCGATGACAGGTATAAATCTGAAGACCTGCTGGATTCTGTTGAGGTTGAATATGAACCACTCAAACCGGTTGTAAGTATTGAAGATGCAATGTCTTCTCCCCCAATACACCCCGGTCTTAAGAGCAATGTTATTTCAGAGGGGTGGAGAGGAAAGGACTTCCCTGACCCGTCCTCACCCATAGTTCTTGAGGATGTCTTCATGAACAACAGGATTGCAACAAATCCCATTGAACCCAGAGGCATAGTGACGGATTATGACGGGAAAATGCTAAATGTATGGGTATCCACACAGTCAGTTCATAGCATAAAGGAAGGGCTGTGCGAAGCCCTCAGATTGAATCCGGACAGCGTGAGGGTAATGCAGGCTGATACTGGCGGTGCATTTGGATCAAAGGGCGGCCTATACCCGGAGTACGTAATAGCAGCCTATGCCTCAATGAAATTTCGAAAGCCTGTTAAGTGGATAGAGACAAGAAGGGAACATCTCTCTTCAACAAGCCATGGGAGAGGGGCAAAGGGCATTGTAAAAATCTTTGCCGAAAAGTCAGGGAAGATAACGGGACTCAAGGGGGAGGCAATTGTAGATGCAGGTGCTTATGGTGCAGGAATGGGAGAATTCGCATCCCGCTTCATAGCCTCAATGATGACCGGCCCATACATGATTGAGAATGCACACGTAAAATCAACTTCTGTACTGACCAACAAGGTCACACTGGGTCCATATCGGGGAGCTGGAAGACCGGAAGCTTCGTTCTTCATTGAGAGGATGGTGGACAAGCTTGCTGACGAGTTGAAAATCGATCCGGTTGATCTGAGGATACTCAATTCCGGGGACACAAAATTCAAATCACCTCTCGGGATGGAAATTGATGCAGCTAGGCCATTCATAGAACAGGCTGTGAAAGAACTGGACTACAGGAGGAAGGCAAAGTCCACCAGGAACATTGGTTTCTCCTTCTTTGTACTTGTTCCCGCATTTGCACCTGGGGAAACAGCCAGAGTCAAGGCAGAAAATGGAAAGATTAGCGTATGGCTCGGAGGAAACAGCCACGGACAGGCCCATGAGGTATTTGTCCGGAAGCTTGTGAACGAAGAACTCGGAGTCCCGGAGAACCTGGTGACTTTATACAGAGGAGATACAGGGAAGTTGCAAAGTGGTGTGGGTTCATGGGGAAGCCGATCCGCCATGGTTGGCGGAGCGGCTGTGATCTCTGCGTGCCGTAAAATAAAAGACGAGGTTACCACGAAATTTGGCAAATACTCAACTCAGCTACTGCTGTCTGGAACATTTGACGCATATGTTAATGAAGAGCAAAAAGGATCGCTGAACTCATTCGGAGCCAATCTGGCGACGGTTGATATCGGACAACTTGGAAACGTGAAAGTCAGGGATTGTGCCGCGTATTATGATGTGGGCAGGGCCCTGAACATGGATATGGTAATTGGACAGATACAGGGTGGAATGGCACAGGGCATAGGGCAGACTCTTCATGAGGAGATGGCATTCAACGAGGATGGCCAGCTGCTGACTTCAAGCATATCAGATGCCGGTGTGCCGCTAGCAGAGGATATACCTAATTTCGAGGTAAAGGTAGCAGAGAATCCATCCCGGCTTCCACACGGTGCAAAAGGACTGGGAGAATCGCCGACAATAGGTGTACCAACCGCACTGGCAAGGGCAATTGAGAGAGCCAGCGGAAAGAGAATAAGGAACACACCTATCAGGCCGGAGGATATTCTCTGA
- a CDS encoding xanthine dehydrogenase subunit XdhC — MDNINIKVKVNGKRVESAVEPRKLLVHYLREDLGLTGTHVGCDTSNCGACTVLVDGKAVKSCTMLAAQVDGKEVTTIENLSSGGKLHPIQEAFLEKHGLQCGYCTSGMIMTSFWLLSRNKNPTEEEIRRSLSGNLCRCTGYQSIVDSITYASKLMKADEAEKEGIMVEQ, encoded by the coding sequence ATGGATAACATTAATATAAAAGTGAAAGTGAACGGAAAGAGAGTTGAATCGGCGGTTGAGCCAAGAAAGTTGCTTGTGCATTACCTCAGGGAAGACCTTGGACTTACTGGGACGCACGTAGGGTGTGATACCTCAAACTGTGGTGCCTGTACTGTGCTGGTAGACGGGAAAGCAGTGAAGTCATGCACCATGCTTGCAGCCCAGGTAGACGGAAAAGAGGTTACGACAATTGAAAACCTGTCCAGCGGCGGAAAACTTCACCCTATACAGGAAGCTTTCCTCGAAAAGCATGGTCTCCAGTGCGGCTATTGCACCTCAGGAATGATTATGACATCATTCTGGCTTCTCAGCAGAAACAAGAACCCCACTGAGGAGGAGATACGCAGGAGTCTCTCCGGCAACTTGTGCAGGTGCACAGGGTACCAGAGTATTGTGGATTCTATTACATATGCATCAAAACTCATGAAGGCGGATGAAGCCGAGAAAGAAGGAATTATGGTGGAGCAATAA
- a CDS encoding xanthine dehydrogenase subunit XdhB, with the protein MNPSSFEYYAPKRIDEAFEILAKHDGEAKILAGGQSLIPLLKLRLTSIPYLVDISGIGDMKYIKESPDALRLGALTTMDDLEISDVIRGKYPIIFDAASNVADPLVRNRGTIGGNISHGDPSNDMPAVMLALGASFVIAKSNGNRTVGADAFFIDSFTTALEYGEILREIIIPKYSGNEGGCYIKNKKTAGDFSVAGIAVQLKLDRSGKVERAGLGMTSVGPKPIRAVKAENYLRGKKIDDSAVQEAARLVVADSDPSTDFYGTSEFKRRVLEKIAIDAIYLAADRAEER; encoded by the coding sequence ATGAATCCATCCTCATTCGAATATTATGCGCCAAAGAGGATTGATGAGGCATTTGAAATTCTTGCAAAACATGACGGAGAAGCAAAGATACTTGCAGGTGGTCAGAGTCTCATACCTCTTCTGAAGCTAAGGCTGACATCGATTCCATACCTCGTGGATATTTCCGGGATCGGAGATATGAAATATATCAAGGAATCTCCGGATGCCCTCAGGCTTGGTGCCCTGACAACCATGGATGACCTCGAGATCAGCGACGTGATCAGGGGAAAATATCCTATCATATTTGATGCTGCCTCAAATGTAGCCGATCCTCTGGTAAGAAATAGGGGCACCATAGGTGGAAACATTTCACATGGCGATCCGTCAAACGACATGCCCGCGGTAATGCTGGCACTTGGCGCAAGTTTTGTGATAGCTAAAAGTAATGGCAACAGAACTGTCGGAGCGGATGCGTTTTTCATAGACTCGTTCACCACAGCACTCGAATACGGGGAAATACTCAGGGAAATAATAATACCAAAGTACAGTGGGAATGAGGGAGGATGTTATATAAAGAACAAGAAGACCGCAGGAGATTTCTCAGTTGCCGGCATCGCAGTCCAGTTGAAGTTAGATCGTTCCGGAAAGGTTGAGAGAGCAGGCCTGGGTATGACTTCAGTGGGACCGAAACCGATTAGGGCAGTGAAGGCTGAGAATTACCTCAGGGGAAAGAAGATTGATGATTCTGCTGTCCAGGAGGCAGCACGTTTGGTGGTAGCAGATTCTGATCCATCAACGGACTTCTATGGAACATCGGAATTCAAGAGACGTGTTCTGGAGAAGATTGCAATAGATGCCATATATCTGGCTGCAGACCGGGCGGAGGAGAGATAA
- a CDS encoding methyl viologen resistance protein SmvA: MNGNKVPAEIYREFRYPADVYAGVSLVKKNLFPTYSYLSMDDGSVKRKFILLTTSMAAFLSPFLSSAIAFAVPKIGVSFHLTFYQVAILPMIFLIPLASFMIFFGRLSDDIGRVKIFRAGLLIFAASALLVPAIHNYQYVVMMIFFTGLGSAVLSTNSTAIVSYVYSSGGRGFALGINAMAVYLGLTFAPFLGGLLIELSGWESIFFLSGPLAICALLISIPSMKSLEIKAKTEKTNLRQVSMFSTFLVLLTTYAAFGDIFGYLKLAFLPILSLFFLLIFLHYEKNSTNPVIPPSVFRNNRTFIASNVTAFLNYVSTFSIVFVFSIYLQVILHVNPFLSGIIILPEPVLMVLLSPVSGKLADRFGSRLIASSGMVIIGVSFLLLFLESTVSRLDITALLGFIGVGFGLFSAPNTNSVMGSVRREDSSIASGFLGTMRFTGQMMSIVAATLILSLFLPASLITGMFSGTVVTITPFFYGSFVSGFRIVMLVSAILAIIGAMTSLMKSRGK, translated from the coding sequence ATGAATGGCAATAAAGTACCAGCGGAAATTTATCGGGAATTTCGATATCCGGCAGATGTTTATGCTGGCGTTTCACTTGTGAAAAAAAACTTATTCCCAACGTATAGCTATCTCTCCATGGATGACGGCTCTGTCAAGAGGAAATTCATCCTGCTCACAACCTCGATGGCTGCATTTCTTTCTCCATTTTTATCCAGTGCCATAGCATTCGCCGTTCCAAAAATAGGCGTGTCATTTCACTTGACTTTTTACCAGGTAGCCATTCTACCAATGATTTTTCTCATACCTCTGGCGTCGTTCATGATTTTCTTCGGAAGGCTTTCAGATGACATTGGAAGAGTCAAAATATTCAGGGCAGGTCTTCTGATATTTGCCGCCTCAGCCCTTCTTGTCCCGGCAATACACAACTATCAGTATGTTGTAATGATGATTTTCTTTACGGGACTCGGGTCTGCCGTTCTGAGCACAAATTCTACTGCAATCGTAAGTTATGTATATTCCTCAGGCGGACGTGGATTTGCGCTGGGAATAAATGCCATGGCAGTCTATCTTGGCCTTACCTTTGCCCCTTTCCTGGGTGGACTCCTGATAGAACTAAGCGGCTGGGAATCGATCTTTTTTTTATCAGGACCTCTGGCAATTTGTGCATTACTGATATCAATTCCAAGCATGAAAAGCTTGGAGATCAAGGCTAAGACTGAAAAGACCAATCTCCGGCAGGTCTCGATGTTCTCCACGTTCCTTGTCCTGCTGACCACATATGCTGCATTTGGCGATATTTTTGGATACCTGAAACTGGCTTTCCTTCCAATACTGTCGCTGTTTTTCCTACTGATCTTCCTGCACTATGAGAAGAATTCAACCAATCCGGTTATCCCTCCTTCCGTTTTCAGGAATAACCGGACTTTTATTGCATCAAATGTTACTGCCTTCCTTAACTATGTAAGCACTTTTTCAATTGTTTTCGTCTTCTCCATATATTTACAGGTTATCCTGCATGTTAACCCGTTCCTTAGCGGAATAATCATACTTCCCGAGCCAGTGCTTATGGTATTGCTTTCCCCTGTTTCAGGAAAGCTCGCTGACAGGTTTGGATCTAGGCTGATAGCTTCATCAGGAATGGTCATAATAGGGGTTTCATTCTTGCTGCTATTCCTGGAATCCACGGTAAGCCGGTTGGACATCACAGCCCTGCTGGGTTTCATTGGGGTCGGTTTTGGCTTATTTTCTGCCCCGAATACTAATTCCGTCATGGGGTCGGTGAGGAGAGAGGATTCAAGTATAGCCTCAGGTTTCCTTGGCACAATGAGGTTCACAGGCCAGATGATGAGTATTGTAGCCGCGACCCTGATCCTCTCTCTTTTTTTGCCTGCATCCCTAATAACAGGCATGTTTTCGGGAACCGTGGTAACGATTACACCGTTTTTTTACGGCAGTTTTGTAAGTGGTTTTAGGATTGTTATGCTCGTTTCCGCTATACTGGCTATCATTGGAGCAATGACATCGCTTATGAAAAGCAGAGGCAAATGA